The Streptomyces sp. JB150 genomic interval TCAGCGCGCAGAACCAGCACAGCCGCTGGTACGCGCGTCAGCTCGACCCGCGGCTGCCCAACCCGCCGGCCGGCTCGCTGTCGGGCGGTCCGAACTCGAGCATCCAGGACCCGCTGGCGCAGAGCAAACTCCAGGGCTGCGTCGGTCAGTTCTGCTACATCGACGACATCCAGTCCTGGTCGACCAACGAGATCACGATCAACTGGAACGCGGCGCTGGCCCGGGTGGCGGCGTTCGTGGCGGACCAGGGCTGAGGCGGGCCCGTACCAGGTGCCGGCCTCCGTGCCGGCGCCTGGTGTCGGCCTGTGTGCCGGCACCGTGTCCGAGGGGTTCGAAAGTGATGCGTATCTCATCGAATCTGACCGCTTTCGATCCCCTCGGTACCGTCATGTCCCCTATCTGACCTGGGGATATTTACGAGTAAGTACCCGCGAGGTACCGTGGCTCCATGCCAGCCCTCAACGTGGAGTTCAGCGAACGCGAGCTGGAGGACCTGCGGCAGATCGCCAAGGAGCGCGGGACGTCGATGAAGGCCCTCGTCCGGGAGGCGGCCGCGGCCGACATCGCGCGGCACCGGGCGCTGCAGGAGGGAGCCGAGGCCTTCCGCCGGTTCTTCTCCGCCCACGCCGACGAGTTCGCGGCCGCCTTCCCCGACGACGAGCCGCCCGCCGGTGGCGAGGGGCGGGTCGCCTGACGTGGCACCCGTCCTCCACATCGACGTCCCCTGGCTGCTCCAGCGCCACGAGGAAGTCCTGCCGGACCAGCCGACCATCAACGACTTCTCCGCGCTCGTCGCCGCCGTGGCCCGGCACCGCGTCGACCCGCCCCGGCTCGGCGTCGACTCCGACCCGGCCTGGCGGGCCGCCGCGCTGCTGCACACCCTCGCCCTGCTGCGCCCGCTGCCGTCGGCGAACGCCCGCTTCGCCTGCGCGACGGCCGTGGCCTACATGTTCGTCAGCGGCGTCGGCATCGACCCGCCCTACGGCGCCCTCGTCGACCTCGCCCGCGACTTGATGGACGGCAGGACCGACGTCTACGGCGCGGCGGACCGGCTGCGCTCCTGGCAGATCTGACGCCGCCCGGACCCGTGCCTCGCCCGCTGCCCTGTCGTGCTCCGTGTCCCGCCCGCCGCCCGGCGCCGTGTCCCGCCTCCGCCCGGCGCCGGTGCGCCGCTCCCGCCTCCGCCCGGCGCCGGTGCGCCGCTCC includes:
- a CDS encoding toxin Doc; the encoded protein is MAPVLHIDVPWLLQRHEEVLPDQPTINDFSALVAAVARHRVDPPRLGVDSDPAWRAAALLHTLALLRPLPSANARFACATAVAYMFVSGVGIDPPYGALVDLARDLMDGRTDVYGAADRLRSWQI